A window of Aphis gossypii isolate Hap1 unplaced genomic scaffold, ASM2018417v2 Contig00392, whole genome shotgun sequence genomic DNA:
aaataatttaaatatctcgTCGTCGGAATCTGAAGTAGTATCGctgtaattgttaataatgccTCCTGTTTCAGGTTCCGCGTCAAAAACTTCATCAGACAGAAATCGATTTTCCAAACTGTCCTCTTCTTTTATAACTGATCAACAAAATTTGTCCACATTTCACTTGTTACGTTGTCCAcggctttttttaataaatcatgcACATCGTTCAATTTAAATGTGGTATTGTTCATACGTACATAGTTTTTTATCCAAGACCACGCTAGTTCTATAGGATTTAGTTCACAGTGGTAAGGAGGCAACCGTAAGACTACTTTGTCATGTTCTTTTGCTTCTTCATCAATCACATACTTCTCGTGCgacgatttatatttttgggcCACTTCTAAAAGTTGAGATTTAACCATTGTCTGAGTAATTACCTCACCTTCCCTTTCTagccaatttaaaattttttgttttgtccaAGACATAGTTGgaaaaggatttttttttactgaatgGTATGAGGCATTGTCCATAACAATTACGGCGTTTTCTTTTAGTGATGGTAGGATTTTTATGAACCAATCGTAAAACGTGTCCCCGTTCATCTCGTCATGGTAGTCCAACGTGTTTTTCTTCGATTCAAAAGATAGTAGGCCTCCAGGAACGAAACCGTCAGACGACCCGATgtgtaatacaattaatcGCTTGCCCTTCCCAGATGGTTCTTTTTGTCCAGTTGTTAATCCTCGAAGGAATGCGTCCCGGGGCGAAGCGATTGTTGTGTCTACCCATGTTTTTGTGGGTGTCGGCACCGATGCGGTCGGCACTTTTTGAGTGCCATTTGCGGTCAATTTATTTCTATCtacctaactataaaatttgggtgctatatatagtatttatatactatatacttaatttatattaataggtataggtataatatatacttttttactataattaatataattatatacttgtcaaatattttatttaaacttccCTTCACACTTTTCCAGGTTTAGGACTGGcagtattttttacttaaaaattcacatactaatatatttgtcaATCACAATATTCACCgtacttacataaaaaaatttaaaaaatgtattcatataaaaaatgcacataatatatttgtcacaATTCACAGACTCACagtacataataaacataaccttattctaatttttgtataatagctattttttttaagcatttttctaaatcattgtctaataataataataattgtctcaTATTCtactaatgtttttttaattctttcatCTAACTgtacgtacatttttttttccttttaccTTCCATATTCAAATAGCTTCTTTCATATAAAAGTCCGCATTTTCAGTCTCTTTTTTAAGACAGCTATATAAGTTCATAAACGTTGGTCGcggtgtatttaatattttatttagtttactaTTCCAACcctcaacaatattattggtcTGTGTCTTATTTTATGACAGTTCCACATTTCCCTTGAAATAATTGGATTTTCCAACCACTgttcaataaaatagtcataaaataatgtaaggtTATCATTATCGGGTGTATTACTCATTGTAATATCCAACTTTCATGTCACAAATTGGAATATGAGCTAAAACAGAACACATTCTAACGTGTAATCGAATATCTGCATTATCTTTATAAGTACTTGCTAAtccaatattttgaatttttctccAAAGTGCTTGATTAAAATGAAAGTTGCAACCGTGTATTTTAGCCCTAgtgcattttttataataattataataaggttttaaaaaaaaaaattgggtatattttttatgtaagtacAGTGAATTGTGAttgacaaatatataattatattaattatagtaaaaaagtattatattgtacctaccgattaacataaattaagtatttgtatataaaatattatatatagcacCCAAATTTTATAGTCAGGTAGATAGAAATAAATTGACCGCAAATGGCACGCAAAAGGTGCCGACCGCAAATGTGCCGACCGCCAATGTCTCGGAACCGTTTTTGTGTTCGTTTCGCCAGCATTGACCCAGGTTTCGTCAAGGTAGTAAATTGGTCTACCACTTAGTCTAAAATgctttattttgttcaaatatgTCTGACGCCAACACACGATATCGTTTCGTTCGATAAGTGCACtattccgattttttttttatatattgaaaattaaggTGTTTTAAAATTCTGTGTAGAGATGTCTTCGAAAAATTTGGCAAATTGATGTCTTCATTTACGgcagctaatattttatttaaagtaggtatttcGCGATTAAACCAAAAACTGTGAACCTTTTGCCTAATGGCGTTTTGGTCAAAATCGTCCGTTTtgtgaattattgtttttctaatttttcttttattcggCGATGAAACTGTCcctttagttttatattctgCCCAACGTACGTTCCACCGTTTTTAATCCAAGACCACTCATTTTTGAAGTTCTTTGGACTATCTCCTTATacttcagtttttattttcctctACGGATTGTTgttcaaacattaaattttgtaaaaattgataatgattTCTTTTTGACGTGAACcaacaaactaaaaaaaaaatacgaaaaattagtaatacaataaatatttaggatataacaatttatttaaatatgtttgtttttatagacCGTTTGAATACTATCAATAGAtagattatgtattttatgtagaaacaaaataaatatcattgtaaaaagaAATTACGATGAGTGATTTTGttacatcataaaaaattaaaacaattgtttataaaatattattaatataaacacttaCCTTTCCAGGACGATTCCGTTTTACAGGTGAAATATCAGCcattataaatagttgaaCAGGTAACacgatttcaaaaaaaaaaaaatgcaatttgaaaattgtacacGTTGAACCGCATGGAATAACAAAcatgtaatgataataaataatattacaccagTAACCACTCTGTATATTGTAACAGCGTCGTTCGATAATCATACGACGGCGAACGACACATGCCGACCGAAGGCCATCCTGTCACGAATGTGGTGGGGATGCGCGGAAATGAACACGTTTTGGTCGCCGCCCAGTCGCACTCTCTCGTGGAACGGAGTATAGGTATGGTGtagcaaaaataattgttacttaataatataataatataatttatgtattcaaatatcAAGTTAGTTAGACTTCTTGTgatggaaatttaaaatatgttggtATTCTCAAATTAGTTCAATAATCTGTGTTGGTATTCAATGTAGCATGTTCCGTTTCGTTTCATTTTGTTATGTGTTACATATGTGCACATACCTAACGGTGCGTTCCACAATTATTGCAGCCTTCGTCGGCTGACGCTTATCAGGCGTTAGTGTGCGACCGGCCAGCTGTGGAATCattatcaatgtttttttattattcggtTATGTTCAAAACTTTAAGTTTTTCATCTAGTCATGCTTTCAGTGTCACAaagtttctaatttttttattgtttagtgtGGTGACACTAAAAGACGACCGTTCTTTTGAGTTTTTTCGTTCTCCCGTCCATTATATGTAATTCGTTCACTTCACTTTTGTCCGCTGTCCACTGTCCAGCAAGCCGTGCCATATTGTTTTCTTGTTCCTGCTGCAGCTGTCAAACCACGTTTTTCTTGTGTTTTGTGATTACTTCTGTCTGGTAAATATCGTTCGCGCATTTATTGCCaatcatttaattgtttttcccCAAGTTTTGGGCAGTCATTGATTACCAGCAGAAGACTGTGTTTCTCGTGGTTTGTTGAATTGTGTGTCCGCTGTAGCAGTGTGTATTGTGATTGTTCTTCGTGTTGAGGTTAGCGGCGTTCTTGAGTGTGTGCGGGATCAATCCTgtactttttattgtatttaaattaattattatacggatCCTGGCACCTCAAGACGTCATAACCCCGATGGTATGTGGtgcaccatattatattataaacttgtcATTTGACCGACgggtcatttattattattatttagtatactatttttgtaagaatttatattattaaaattgactgATATTTGTAATCTgtgatatatattgtaaactataattttatacatctgTTGGACCAAGtggtcaatttattattattatacaaaatttaagtaattccAATTACAACCATtgcctttttattattattcatgggACGGTAGTGCAATAAGTTGCCTATCCTCCCGGCCGCTAAGGCCCATTaatctattattgttaaaGCCGAAGGCGAGCCAACAATctgtttaaaaaactaatactaaTTCAGGATGaactttatttgaattattctaGGATTATGTAAGGATATGTAAGGATATGTAAGGATAAACAATTGTAGATTAATGTAGGTTGAAGTAGGtagtcttttttaaattaataaaatataaccacaaattttatattataaatgttattttattgataaacacAATTGGTTAGTGGTTACTAACTGCTTAAATCAGATAAAATTTGATCTAAagcatgaaattatttatcaaagtttgtagttaatgaataaaaatactttgtatAAAGAGCCATACTACACATGATTCACATGGATATTCCAAGttaaacaaatgaaataatttaaagcaaaCATCTACAGCAgatagtatagtaataatttatatttaatacaatcggaaaaaacaattatttctttaGGATTAGTAGgggtacctacaataataataaatggctAAATTGGATTTTTTCATTCTGGCGCATAACAATGTGTCTTCAATTTCAGCTactgaagttttaaatgtcATGAAGCTGTTTTGAGAATCTTTtattgagtattttatttgacacTTCTTCCCATTATGATCTTTAGTAATTTTCTTTGCAGTAGGTACTAGTATAActtgtaataaatacaataaaactgtGTTTTTAccatctgaaaaataaaaattataaatatttttatcagacaTGTACATTAGtaatctattaattaaatgaataacaagtataaatatatatctgtgactaagtaaaatattataatcaagacTTTTGACAAATaagcttttaagttttaaaataataaacataaaggTGTGtttatttgacaaaatatcatgtacctatatcattgAATAGATACTGACtgattctataatttatattttgtcattttgtcAAATAATTTCCATATATCCAATATTATCtcatattaatctattaataatattttatatttatctatttttaccCAAACAATGACATTTAACCACTAGCAGCAGTTATTTAATCATAGCTAAATATTTAGCCATGCTTAAAATAAGGGTCTAGGACATTTGGACTTGACCGTTTGGGCGTAACCGTTTGGACATTTTTGGCCTTTTTGGCTTGAGACTTTTGGACGTAGGACTGTTTTGGCGTGAAACTTTTGGACGTAGGATCATTTTGGCGTAAaaaaagttacatttttaaaaatatttattaaaattatcaaaaaaaatattcttttgtctaaaattatgtttaaaatctaaaaacaaaaaatacattacactACATTTTAACCGAacgtagaaatatattattatttactttaaagatatatttaaagaaataccttttaaatatgataagatATCTctgttattataatcttaaactatttttaacagCCTATTATCcgtatcacaatattttttaaatttttttagtggaCTTCTCCCTGCTTCAAGCTGGTTGTAATATACATCCCGACCggcttgaatttttttcaaatttattataaatgaccaTAACGTAGGGTGATCACATCCCATTTCAATATTCAGCCTACGATTCGCTGCCTCTGcatgattatttgttttgttctgataatttaaaacacgttCATATAAATTCCACGTTTGAGGTGCAAATCGAGGTTTTCTTCGATTTCGGTTATTACGATTCATTCTACCAATGTAATTATCTTCGAACCATTCCAACATTGAATGTAGTTCCTCaggtaaataatttgaaagtaCATCTATGGCATTATCAAGATCATTTATACAAACGAATGCTAgtgaaataatcattatacctAGTTACTATACTAAATTCTGGATCGTTGGCATATTTTGAAAGCAAATGAAGTTcacccatttttttttctaaaatttttagttaagtgaaaaaaacaaccaaatatttgagcatttttaaaatatttttgtaccgAATTAATTACTGTTAATTCAAAATCTAACGATATTGTAACAGGATCTAAACCAGGTTTCAATTTAAGTAACATATCAAACTATTTTTCATATGTTTTAGATTGTTTATTTggtaataacacaaaaataatgggATGTACACCGCCAAATTGTTCAGCAAGGATCACATAAACTTGTGTAAAAAGGAGAGGTGCCGTCCTAAATGTTCCATCACCAAACCATGTTTTTGAGCGAAATAAAACATCTAAGCTTTTTTGCcttccaaaaattaaaattctgtcATTCCCTGGACCACTATCAgccaataaaaattgttcttcTATATCTTTAGatggtgaaaatattttataagattcgGGAATCTGCAATGAAATCAGATCTATAAGAGCGTTTGGAATAGcttgtaggtattatttttcgttgtcTTCGGACAGTTTTCTTTAATGTCTGGCTTGATTGAATTATTCcctaataatgaaattattgttaattttaaaatatgtttgaaatatttgaaataatttgaaatttcagtataaaatgtgttcgAATAATGGGGGTAAAATGGGTTTATAaacggaaaataatatttagtaataataactagaATATGATAGTTATAACCAACAATTTTGGTTGTGTCCGtgacaacaatttattttgtactaagTTGTTGGGTTattagaacaatatttttgttgaaagtCATAATTACTTATgcacaaataacaatataattttgtatgattaacagtatttaataaccatagcatttttatagaatttttaatttatatacgacttagtatctatatatattatataactacttaTTGTATCATTAGTtcgtctatacatatatatataatatatatatatatatatatattatatatatacatgatcAATTAATGAATGACCaaacctaataatttttaatcattgaaaaaaaaatttatttgtaataattacaattttacataccTTGGCTGCTTGAGATAAGTCTATCACACATTCATTAATTACAGTTGAAGTAGGTTCCATCGTTTCCGCTGCTCGCTTTTTTATTCGACAAACCGCGGCATTTGCTTAAATTTTAGCAGCTTCAGCATCATTTGTGttcatttattctttttataatgtCAAAATCGTTAATTGATGTATGCACTCGAGCTTAACATTCAGTTTTATAGCGACAACGCCAAAATCGGAGAAGACCATTAGAACTCATCGCGtcaaacaaatacataaaaccattttcaactaaaatatttcgttCACGAACCGATTTTATTTGTGAACAAGACATTGTTGCACTTCGTTGTCAAACactacaatgaaaaataagaaacaaaTAATGTACCCTATCTTAACTTATTAtcgatgataataaattacggTCGTTATTACAGAACAACGTGATAAACGAAAATCAATTACGATTACGATATTAAGAAATTCCTagtctaaaaaaaagtatttttaacaattataatataataattctacgTCCAAATTTCTCACGCCAAAACGGTCAAGTCCAAACAGTCACGCCAAAACGGTCACGTCCAAATGTCCCATTCCCTTAAAATAAAGTAGAACCCAGTGGCCAGTGGTTAcagttaaattgaatttttgacCCCCTGatattacaatgatttaattataataattactttggtTTATAATGGAAACATCATCTCTTAAAGTTTCAAATAACCTACGATTGGTAGTGTGGTAACACTGGAAGATTTTAGATGTTGTTATGTACGTTGATAATACacttagtattaatattataaaatatatacacagttGCTCGTTGACCATGTGTTATAAGTGTTTTCTAAGCTTTAaggcataatttaataaagaattaattaaatataaattagtgtttttatttaatttattaagtgttAAAACACAACAGGTAGagttataagcgtttttagttcaaatttttacgaaatctgtcgaaaacgcgaaaatttgcaagtaattttgaagttgaaaaatcataaattttttttcttttataactaagttttgaaaatttggtacaaggttctctataaatttttcttcaaatatctgtaaaaaaactctaccggattcagacaaaaaatttttatgagtgtttgaaatttaaatttttacaaaaccgcgttaaataacagttaagcctcaaacgatttttgatatttgttattattcaaaaagtataagtcgtagatacttgaaaattttaccagttattaagattcgcgttttctttacgtgatttaaatttaatacaaagttcctcataagttattcttatagtgattaaaaaattataagaatacataggcacaattttttttattagcatttgaagttcaaatattgacaaaaattcgtcaaaactatgaatacttgcaaattattttgtaggtatatttcataaaattttttgtataagtagctaagagttgaaaatttaatacaaggtttttcataagtttagcttacaattattataaaagaacttaaattttgttgtattcaggccattaaaacataaaccacctttttcaccaaccactagaaattatatcctaggctgacaaatcatcttcgttcagaatcgtttttcgtatacaatgataactatcattggattcaaatttaacactcctataatatataataatgatccatacggcacctaatgtacagcagagcggtactcacttgcccgcttttttaagtatttactttttacctttaatgtattataatatattcaataaattgttagtattCGAGTTGTATCATAgttaaatgtacaatgtaaaatatgaagtattatgaataaataaatttaaataaactctgattatttatttttagtcactgtatattataattatatacttggcacaaaattacaaaataaaatgtcctatacaatttaaattatgtatggaaAATAACATCTATTATACAGGCTAAAGTCATCTAAATACTTAACACTGGAAGATAGGCTTTGCTGtataactgatattatataagttattaaaatatgttatgattCTAGGTGAATACATAATGAATGTTGATAATCTTAAGACCgcacaattaaaattgtagtttgTATTTGGAGGATTGAATACaaacatacatagtataagGTATTAAGGTCAGAAGtgtggataataatatatagttcgatattatttaaataaaaataaaatctaggtTTTtgcttatgttaaaaaataacaattattataaggttaGCACCCTCACACTTTTTATCCAGGCTTGGGACTGACaactcatacataatattatgtaagtgaaTAGTTGGCGCCTGGCGGTTTATACGTTCCTTTTTGAATCCAATAACAGTCAGATTGTATACTTACAGGTtaagtttacaatttatttttagctgtgttatgttttgtttttttccaattggaaaatatttttacattctttTTAGAATGATAACATATACATCTTTGCAGTTGTTTGGCCATCTTTTTTCTGCAACTATTATGTCATTGGCGCAAACCCAATTGGAAGTTCCTTGTCTCAGGTATGCAATGTAATGGCCAGAACTCGTGTTTTCTCCCATATGTAATATTGCAGCTTGAGTTTTGTATTGTGCTCCAGCAATTTCCAAAATAGAGGTGGGTACGCCACTAAGTTTTAGATCTGTTAACTTGTTGGGAACAAATTGACCATTTACAAATGTtggaataaatagttttagttgaATTACTATATACTCATTTGCCACTATTATCTGATGTTTATCTTCAGAACTTCTgatgttattacaattattgcatttgtaGTCATCTAATGTATtccaaacattttgatttgttgaaaataatgtttgcaaAGTTTGTGATCTGTGATGTGGAATCTCAAAACGTAGAATCAAACTTGTAGGTGCATTGTTGGCCGTTGTATGTTTACAAGTATTGCAACGAATGGCATACAATTCTTGAAATCCAAATAAAGATTCAAATGTAGGTCTACTACAGTCCATAAGTGcttctaaaaattctatacaatCTTGTTGCTGTtgcagagtatataatattgtctcgtTGTCAAAATATTCTCTGATTGTTCGAGTATCACATGATCCACTATTACTTGTACATTCGTGTAGGCTATGTTGAAGTGTTGGTCCTAGTT
This region includes:
- the LOC126553979 gene encoding uncharacterized protein LOC126553979, producing MADISPVKRNRPGKVDRNKLTANGTQKVPTASVPTPTKTWVDTTIASPRDAFLRGLTTGQKEPSGKGKRLIVLHIGSSDGFVPGGLLSFESKKNTLDYHDEMNGDTFYDWFIKILPSLKENAVIVMDNASYHSVKKNPFPTMSWTKQKILNWLEREGEVITQTMVKSQLLEVAQKYKSSHEKYVIDEEAKEHDKVVLRLPPYHCELNPIELAWSWIKNYVRMNNTTFKLNDVHDLLKKAVDNVTSEMWTNFVDQL